Within the Periplaneta americana isolate PAMFEO1 chromosome 6, P.americana_PAMFEO1_priV1, whole genome shotgun sequence genome, the region GTGCTTAAATATTTCAGTAAATAATTGCTATTTTTTTACTGTCTTGGTGTTTTTCGATTCCTGTTTGGGTTAGTTTGCTACTTGAGAATTTTCCTCAGTCAATGTGAGTAATTTCTGATAACTTATTTATTCCTTAGATTCATTTtgcatatgaatcaataaaacaaATCATCAAAAGAAAGATCAATCAAAGTTATCAAttccaaattaaaaacaataatgaaaatgctCAGTGGAATAAACTGATAATTGAATGTAAAATGGTTCCACGATTTCCTAGACAAATACCTGCATAAAATTAGAGAATTTACGTCGCCAAATTGCCTTTTGTGTtcaaaggaagaagaaatggATGAGAGACATTTATTAATATGTGATGCACTTTTAACATTTAAGGACCCCATCTCTAAATATTGGGAGGTGAGAAGAAGAATGACTATTGTCAAATTCAGAGCatcagatacatacatacatacatacatacatacatacatacatacatacatacatacatacatacatacatacatatttatgcaTTAGATTCTAGGCAAATGTTCAAGGACGTAGAAGAGTGCTTAGGATCATCCTAATACTTCCAAGTTCCTCTTTCTAAGCAGAACAATATTTCAGTGCTCTTTGAaagaagttaaaaatttaaatgtagaatagcatgtaataaaataaaataaaatatgtggtAATCTATTACTCCACAAAAAAGCTTTAGAAAGTATGTAAGGTTCGTACATGCAATTATAAATGACAAATTTGTATCAAATGAAAACCGAAAGCATATTTTCTTATCCTAGTTGTGAAGACAGTCTGAGTTTTtgaattcataattttattttgaatagaaTGTTCCAATTTTTATTAAATCTGAGAAATATTCATGTCAACTTCATAAACTTGCAATTCCAACTATTTATGTGTCAGGCTACCCCAAAGTTGAAGGAAACATAAGCATAACTGGATGTAGAAAATTTCTGTATAAGTGAAGACAGAAACAATGTGGTAAATGTAGTAGTCTTGCTGATTGTTTAGTTCAGGTATGTAAAATCTTGAAAACTAAaagaatacgaacaaaattaatttttagaaatATGTTCTGAAAGTGGGATTCTAATAAATTAGTCAAGAGAAGTTTCTGTGTAGACTGAAatatcttatgataataaatacgaCGTTTATGGAGGGAGGGAGCTCTTGTGGAGGGTGAAACAAAGTCGCGCACAATTATGCTACTCATATGGATATGGACCCATCTTGCTAACTCCAAAGTTATATTTTGATGTGGATGATGAATGGCCAGTGAATTCTGCCAATATTCCTCTCATTCAGGAGTACAGCCTTTTACATGCTGTGAATCTACGACGCAGGCCTCCCAGCTTAACTCTTCATccaaaggaagccatgctaaatatttttatgacccttaaaaaaaaaatccatcatcCTTAAACATATCTGAATTCACAAACCTTTAATGTAGTGGCAAGCAATGGATAAGACATAAATTGAACAGAGTAATATGGAGCTTAAAAAAGTGTCGCTATTATATTAGTCTCATTttttaaatagattaataaagtaACTGAAAACAACTGTTTTTTATAATTGCATAACTAACTGACTGTCAATACGAGTTTTCCTGTGaatattcttttcagaaataataataataataaagacgatTAAAGAGGTAAttgtaacagccaactacacagaaaAACTGGTactgacacaatcaaacagtttattcattcacaagcaataAATTATGATGTGGATATATATTTCAGATAtgtgaataatataattttaaagcgaatgatttaattttaaagtacAGTTGAACTTTGTTGTAGTATCATCGAAGGGATTAAAGAAATGATGTTACAATACtgttataagaaaatataaataaatacagcaagtaaaataaaaaagaaatacattcaaaatattacgtattttgtatattattacaccttaatttgtaatttcatataggcctacaatactaCACAatcttgttttttattaatttgaaaattataaatactgtactgcaatttacattaatgaaaatacatacacGACTCACATTAAGAATGTGGGTTGAagaaatgtgtaatttttttctgcTTCCATTGCAAAATACTGCAAATGTAAATTATTCTGAATTCTTCCTTAACCAAACTAAATTCATGGCACACTTCAGCTTTCTTTTTACCACTCTCGATATGATTTATAACATAAACTTCATCTTCCACACTGAAAACATTTCTTTACTTTGTTACACCTTGCTCCACTGTACTGCATTTAAAACCTGTCTGCAAATTGAATGTCTGAAATTACAGTCCGAACTGAATGTCTGGATCATAGTATAATACACAACTTGGCCTGCTATTGTTTGTAAAAGGTTGTTGGCATAACAGAAAAAAGTGTTTTGCATGCCTCACACTCCACCCTTTTTCCTCAGTATTCCAGTTCTTAGCTCATAAAATGTTTTTGTCACAGTAAATAAAAATGGTATTGGTcactaatgacattacttactctCAAGACAGTCTCTGTTTAATGTATGGAGAacactaatttttaaataatttacactgTTGCTAAATGTCGCTATAAATgagttatttattaaaaatttgttgttataaaaataacatatcacATTTGTTTAATACATATAAAACCCATACTTCTTAATGACTGCTGCTGTAGCTGATGTGTCAAATTAAATGTGGTTGCTATAAGCAAGTTCAACTGTACATTACATTCATTTTTAAGAATCTTCCATGAGACAGtgttctgtacaaatttttagatTGTTGGTTTGGTGATTTGGGTTCTGGAAAAAGAGGCCATATTCCTCGATGAATTTAAAATGTCAAAGAAAACAAGGATCTGGGGAAGAAAACCTTGTCTTGGGGGAAAAGAATGCATGAAACACATTTTGAAGttgtatacaaataatatattttggtcTTTTTATGTGTGAAAGGGTGTTCTatatatacattcattttatGGATAAAAATGAAATCATGCAGCAACTCTGCAATTTATGTTTTCTGCATTCCATGTAATATTTAATGGTTACAGCAGCTGTTAAGAATACAACTCTGTGGAAAAGAACAACAATTAAACCAACTTACCTGGGTTGTGAGAATtgctgaaaatttaatttacctttaTACACATGGACACATATTCAAATTTTATATGGTAAGGCATGCCAGCAAGTCAATACCGGTATATTCAAGTTACCACTCAGATAGCATCAGTCAGTTCACAATAGGAAAGCTATGTTTGAAGTAGGTCTGCTCGCCATGGCTCCGCAGATGGGAGTTGAGAAGTGTCCTGGATACGAACGTCTTGTTGCAGATGTGACACTCATATGGCTTCTGTCCAGTGTGCGATCTTTTGTGGACGACGAGAGTGGAGCGTTGTGTGAAAGCCTTACCACATTGATCACAAGTGTGGggcttctcccctgtgtgtataAGCTGGTGCACTTTGAGTGTGTACAGTGCACTAAATGCCTTGCCACATACATTGCACACATTGGGTTTTTCTCCTGTGTGATTTCTTCGATGAAGCTTCAATGTGTCCTTTGTCGAGAATGCCTTACCGCAGAAATCACAGAGGAATTTCTCCCCAGAGTGGGACTTTTCATGCACCAACAGAGACTTGCGGTATTTGAAAGCCTTTCCGCATGTCTTGCACCCATGAATCTTTTCAGTAGGCTTTGCATCTGGTTCATGCGTCTTCTTATGTGCCATAAGACTGTTCTTCGAGGTGTATGCCTTGCCACAGATGTCACACATATATGGTTTTTCACCTGTGTGAATGTTCTTATGCTCCCGGAATTCAAAGCTAGAGAAGAAACCTTTACCACATACGTCACACTTGAACATGTAATCTCCCATGTGTCGCTTTTGGTGTGTCTCTAAACATGCCTTGTGCATGGTTGCATACCCACATACGTCACACACGTGGTTCTTTTCACCCTGGTGAATCTTTTTGTGCTTAGTAACCTCATATGAACGCTTAAATTTTCTACTGCAGATATCACACTGGAAAGGACGATCCTCGCTGTGACTATCCATGTGACGCTTTAGTAACTTCTTTGAGAGGCATTCTTTTCCGCATGCCTCACATCGGAATTCCTTCTTACCATTGTGGCACTTCATGTGTATCCTCAGCCTTGTCTTCGTGTTGAATTGGAGGCCACACAGGATACACAGGTGAGGCTTGGTTCCTGTGTGGATGCTTCGATGCACCTCCATCTCATCAAGTGGAAAGAACTCACCACATACTTTGCACTTCTCAACTTCCTTGCGTTTGTTCTTTGAGTCTATCATGATATACCTACCAGCATGGGAATTTCCACTTTGCTTTACAATTCGTTCTGGTATCTCTGCATGTTGGAAGTACGCGTTTCCTGCTGACCTGAAAGAGAAAAGTTTTGTATGAGCATCACACCAAAACGTATTCTTACAGAAAACTAAACAAGGAAACTAAATTTTGAAAAGCATTGTTATGAGCTTCACTAACAATTGGCTAACTCTCATTAGACACACATATTCCTACTGGTAAATTCATTTCCATAAATTCAGGACTGCTTCCAGAATCAGTGAATGTCTCAAGAAAAACTTGTGTCACATTTTGGTTATTATACTCCAGATAATAGAAGGGGAGGCATATAGTTCTACATGCACAACAATGCTATCCATGTAAAAGTATTAAGAACTAAGTTTCAGTTCTTAATTCGTTCTTTAGAAGATGTGACAGCTTTCTGCTttcatattttgtaagaaaataattCTCTTGTTGAATAGCATTATATAATGGaggtttaacaaaaagaaaacactcAATACcaatgtaagtactgtatataagtcaTGAGTAGTTTACCAACAGAGCTATAAATAGTGCCAACAACTACGTACTGTTATGTACAGTATGCATGTGTATGCATTTTCACAAATCATCCAATGAAGTACCGGTATCGCACAAAATACACAGTGTTCATTTCTCGCTGAAGTACCAATAACAGTAAGAATAACCTACAtgttcaaaatgaaatggaagTCAAATGGATGGCGTTATCCATCAACATGCTATGCAACATTCTGTTAGTTTCGAGAAAAAACACGTTAgaatattttgaaacattttaaattccagcaacatatatttaatttttgcggACTTGATAACCACACATATAATAACGTTTCATGTACTGATTCATACCATATGCATAAGGCCTAAGTTATATGCATTATTATGGACAATATTTCACTATTACACTTACGAGGAGAGGACACGCtgtgtatatcaccgaattaaataagactgtgcgagatgaaagtacaagatgtACCGttgaaagtcatacctggtatgggtggccaatgacccctcgttttgaaaatattggctattgtttgtgacatacttccgttaggtgcctaacggagaaacattagactgtgtaacggcgtagctcatatggttcgATGTTGAGTtttcatccaggcaacccgagttcgaatcctaatgtcttttcattttttaaaggttgatattattattattattattattattattattattattattattattattagaaccaaaaggacaatttggcccaagagtgcaacgtcaagtagatgaactcacttctaaattcggaaatatatgtgtaacatgttcttcatcaggaaagctgacatctcaactAAGTAATAAAGGcatatgtgaaagagcagccatttcttctaattctggactcgtGGGGAGGGCAAGTAAATCCTTCTttgtatgaagaaatatttacaaatgaagtaaCCTGCagccttaaagtgatttcacccaaaaTGTGCTGGATTATGCCAGTCCTGTGATGTTTATCTTTTTAGataggtgaagattttttatcaaatatttgcaaaatagctctttccttttacaaactggacgacaaattgcttcaagggaggatgccctcaaaattcacttcttaattcactttcagttgtcagcttctatattcaaagccatgttgaaatatactggtatgcatcaaaattaataaatgaacgagaagtgtttgtgaatatgaaagatgtctgtttcgcagcagaagtgcggaaaaatgtgtgtgactgtggacaaccttccttcatttgctgtgcatggtgcaggaaatatgtatgtttgtgtgttttatgatatttatcataatgaatcatgcACAGAATGAAGTGGActagctgctacagaaacagagcagacaccagtgacacatcttggcctacgtgagcagtatttcattgtttatcctttataatacaatgttagttaattagtaatttgtttaaaacatgatgaagcgttcaatacattgagaaatatgataaatgtaaatagataactgtgatcacaatattaatcattattaaaagaaaacaatataggATCAGTTAAGATTCGAGTGCAGGATGcgtggataacaactcagcatccaaccatatgagctacgctgttacacagtctaatgcttccctattaggcaggTAATGGAAGTCTgttacaaacaatagccaatatttccaaaacgaggggccattggccacccataccaagtatgactttaaacagtacgtcttgtactttcatcaaacacaatcttatttaattcggtgatgtACAGAGCGTGTCTTCTCCTTGTTAGTCAAAATATAAATGATCCCATTATAGTTATGCATCAATCAGTTAAGTTCTGAGATAGGACACTTACATTGTTAATGCATATTCTGTAACACGTTTTAATACACATAAATTATTTAAGCACTGAGATAGGGTGTGTATATGGTTgaagcatacatacataaaattaattaattctcaaaaGCACTTTAACAgtgcaataaatgcaataaacattGTACAAAGTAAATGCAACAATAATATAGAGAGGCctatattgtaaagaattttataGAAATAACCTTTTgctgataaataaaatattttaagaattattttCCTCAACTTTCACATTAAATTATAACGAGTTGTATAGGCCTACCCTATTGTTTCATTTGCACTAAAAAAGCAATATAATCGTAATGAAAGGTATTGCTATCAGttctaaataacaaaaattctacATCAATGACATTTTCAGTGAGGCACCCATTGAGATTTTATGCATGAGTAATCAATCCACTTTGTGCTAAAGATGACGTTGGTATGCCACATTCCTCGCAATCCTTTCTTTTTAATGGTAGACAAATAATTTCTTTCGTATTGCAACACAGCTTGTATCAGTATTGCAAATTAGTTCCTTGGCATGTCACATAATAGTcggaacaatacaaaattacaaagaatatctgaaaataattttcagcCTTTCAATACAAATGGGGTATTTTACGACTTTTCGTTAACTTTCAAACTAAATTCAAGATTATCATTAAGGGTCCCTTCAGATGAGGCCACTTTAGTGGTACTGTGAACGGGCATTAGTGATGCTTGGAATGCACGTCAGTGGCACTGCTTAATACACAacatttttgtagagaatttttcagtcttccagtgaacatggacgtagaaggagatatacttttggcaaCTTTGCTCATACAGAGAAAGAATAGAGTAAAAATAGAAGAACAGTCTGGGTTCATTCATTAGTTTTGGAAAGAATGAATCGAGGACTATCCcataccttgtttgatgatttacatcaggacgataaaacatattaattaaaaattacgcaaatgagggacaatatggcataaaacatatttttgtttaatatttaggaactcaaaattaaatataataggcagcaaacatgaaaccATTTATAGTACGTAATTCAACCAATAGGCTATACTACAATAGGTGTCTGTAGTGTAATGGTAAAGTCAAAGGCCGTGGTGTAATTGAATCCAAGTTCGAACTCGAGATCAACTAATTTTTTTAtctctttgttaatttatttacatgattttagacacgttattttattttaacatgaaataaaggagattttactacataaataatatatccataattcgcactagtccagctatttagtTGTCTAGTCTAtcgttatattattatttattattattattattattattattattattattattattattattattattatcatcattatcattattattattattattattattattattatcatcattatcattattactattattattattattattattattattattattattattattatcgacattctatattattctgttgTAACATACTCTGTATATTGTCGTGACGGTGTAGGTATAGGGAATTGGTTGCTGAACAGTCATCCGTTAGCAGCACCACAAATGCGCCACTAAAATAGTGGCCTGGCTGTGACTCCATTTGAAACATACCATTTAATTCTATGTATCGCGATGAGAAGCGCCACTTTTAGTGGCTGCCACCAGCGGCGAAGCCAACCACTCAGAGCATCTGCAGCATGACTATTCTGTGGTCTGAAGGCCTCCATTTAAATACAATATTCATAAGCGGCAGTGTTtctaaaagtggcctcgtctgaagggactCTAAATCATACAGAACTGGAGCTCCCATAATTCGTTAACACCATAATATTATGCGACAATATTGCTCATATCtcc harbors:
- the LOC138701530 gene encoding zinc finger protein ZFP2-like; this encodes MSSLNYMDLCRLCLVKERVSIPIFEGEGDVRQIFLKIASCLPVKVARDDKLPKKICDECMFKLDSAYQFYNTTANAEKQLLQWLGEIASDDKKSVPSNTIETEQLVLKEEAVEQDQGSELAKNLTRVETVLADDDRGGSDDEEESESEDEGSNSEDSGDDDGGEPPGKEEAESEDEPYEPLEPTTFVNVSLAGCDEAGPSGIQQQQQQQQQQQQQQPPPPSLGQQAAQASQQVQPSTQSSQFLAPGAPSTSTSAAATTAAVAAPTSASGSAGNAYFQHAEIPERIVKQSGNSHAGRYIMIDSKNKRKEVEKCKVCGEFFPLDEMEVHRSIHTGTKPHLCILCGLQFNTKTRLRIHMKCHNGKKEFRCEACGKECLSKKLLKRHMDSHSEDRPFQCDICSRKFKRSYEVTKHKKIHQGEKNHVCDVCGYATMHKACLETHQKRHMGDYMFKCDVCGKGFFSSFEFREHKNIHTGEKPYMCDICGKAYTSKNSLMAHKKTHEPDAKPTEKIHGCKTCGKAFKYRKSLLVHEKSHSGEKFLCDFCGKAFSTKDTLKLHRRNHTGEKPNVCNVCGKAFSALYTLKVHQLIHTGEKPHTCDQCGKAFTQRSTLVVHKRSHTGQKPYECHICNKTFVSRTLLNSHLRSHGEQTYFKHSFPIVN